In Mixophyes fleayi isolate aMixFle1 chromosome 11, aMixFle1.hap1, whole genome shotgun sequence, one DNA window encodes the following:
- the LOC142107173 gene encoding indolethylamine N-methyltransferase-like, with protein METDFTDKDTYQDLFDPEGYLHTYYNPKSGILVIDGFLDFALKKLHEAFALRGVKGKSLLDIGHGPTIYQDLSACESFEEIIGADCTDRNREYYERSLRNETGTFDWTEAIQKVCDLEGKGTSIQEKRKKLKETVKETLKCDVLKSNPLEPLVLPKVDCVMSLDCLECACSDLETYRNVLKNVSSLIQIGGHLILTEALNCSSYLSGGKRFSCLVLTEEFMRNAITETGFEILDLEVIPRKYDKEQFELCNHDSSLFVLARKVRDV; from the exons ATGGAGACAGATTTCACAGACAAAGATACATATCAAGATTTATTTGATCCAGAAGGATATTTACATACCTATTATAACCCAAAGTCAGGAATTTTGGTGATTGATGGATTTCTAGATTTTGCATTGAAGAAGCTTCATGAGGCGTTTGCTCTGA GGGGTGTAAAGGGAAAGTCTTTGCTTGACATTGGCCACGGACCCACTATTTATCAGGATCTCTCAGCTTGTGAATCCTTTGAGGAGATCATTGGAGCTGACTGCACTGATCGCAATCGCGAATACTACGAAAGAAGCCTGAGAAATGAGACAGGAACATTTGACTGGACAGAAGCGATACAAAAAGTCTGTGACCTGGAAGGAAAAGG aacaaGCATACAAGAGAAAAGGAAGAAGCTGAAAGAAACAGTGAAGGAAACTCTAAAGTGTGATGTTCTGAAAAGCAACCCTTTAGAACCATTGGTTCTGCCCAAGGTTGACTGTGTCATGTCTCTTGACTGTCTAGAGTGTGCTTGTAGTGATCTGGAAACCTACCGAAATGTCCTTAAAAATGTATCTTCTTTAATACAAATAGGAGGACACCTAATCCTAACTGAGGCACTAAACTGTAGCTCTTACTTATCAGGTGGTAAGAGGTTCTCCTGTCTTGTGTTAACTGAGGAGTTCATGAGAAATGCTATTACAGAGACAGGATTTGAGATCCTGGATCTGGAGGTCATCCCCAGAAAGTATGACAAAGAACAATTTGAGCTCTGTAACCATGACTCAAGCTTGTTTGTGCTTGCACGCAAAGTGCGAGATGTCTAG